In the Zingiber officinale cultivar Zhangliang chromosome 5A, Zo_v1.1, whole genome shotgun sequence genome, gatatgcatgataggataggattatatttttttaaaaaatttaatcaaatgtTTGATAGAGTTGATTAGAGATAAGATTGTGAATGATTAAAAGTAGGATTCATAATATTTTAATCTCAAGAGAGATTATTTATCATACCTTTAATTCTATTCTAATCAACCCAATCTTATCCTATTATACATATCAAACGGAACCTAACACATACAGAATAGTAGTAGATATGAATTGTGAACGATGCAGCCCCGTGAGATCACTGCTTTTGGATTTCTTTATTCCATTGATCATCGAGCCAAGAGCAGACAAAATGTGTGGATGGATATAATTCGCCATAAAACACATTTATCTGCAGGTAAGGATTAATTCTAGGGGAAGGACGGAGAAGAaagtaagaaaagaaaatatatttactTCGATGGATTGATAGAGACAAACTAATGGAAAGAGAATCTTCTGTCCTCTCTCTATTATTTATCATTTTCTGTCCTCTTTCCCTCCcttatcctctccctctctttcccTCCCTCTGGTCTAGTTTTCTTAAAGGGAATTCTCTTCCTTATATTTTGGCCATGGCCATGTGTACTAACTAGTTAGCATCAGTCGTGATTTATCCTATTCATATTGACCAAAAAAATAGATGGATAAGGATACTAAGAGTGAGTAATCAACTTTTTTTACCACACATGTGCTATTCACTATTCTAAGATAGATCCATTACTTTAACAACCTCCCTAGTGTCGGTCCCATGATTAATCACTATtctaaagactagtagtcatCCGGCCCCACGAGCACAATCACCTTTTATCAACTTAATTTTcttgaaagaaaatttttaaagaatagcACTCTCTCATATGAACAATTAACAAGTACATCATAGTATTACTATCATAAAATATGGGATTAAATCTCAGTTAGTAGTATAGTACGTCCTCTTTAATACATTATTTAATTGTCTAAGACTAATAATTATTCATAATTTATTTCTTCTATATTAATCTGAAAAAGAACCGACGGAGATATCTTTGATCACGCTTATTATTTTTGTATCTTCTAAGTAACTAATATTAAAACTCTATTTATTTCATACATATACTTATTGTTTTTGTATCTTCTAAGTAACTAATATTAAAACTCTATTTATTTCATACATATACTTATTGTTTTTGTATCTTCTAAGTAACTAATATTAAAACTCTATTTCTTTCATACATATAgtttactttaattaatatcaatattaaagttaatttgtcacatttaatgtttttttttttaaattccaaGCGCAAGTCACGTTGAACTGAGTTGATGGCTGATCCAGAGGTCATGATCCACCAAAGAGTCTGTGACCCTCGTCTCTTTCATGCCCATCTAACCggagagaaaataagaaaaagacaACGATCCAAAAGAAGATAAAAAAGTGGATCACGAtcattcttaattaattaatggcACGGCCATCTCAATTAATGCCGATGCCTTTCGATATGCCCTATGCATTTGTCACTTGTGACACGTTCAATTAAAGTGGGAATTTTAGGGATCAATCATCAGTTTTTTTTCCTTGGCAAATATATTCACACTCTATCACATACACTTTTCTGTTGGAGGCGCATAAAATTGCATCCTCCGTTACAAAATACCATCATCACTCGTCCACTAGCATGTCTTCTTGACATGACTCGAGTGCCATGCCAAAGAGCTTGCCCTTGAGGTTCAAGTACTCGGGCCAGGTAACAGCGCGGTAGGCAGCCCTGCCTTGGGCCTCCACTAGCTTCTCCAAGGGTGAGACCTTGGCGTCCTTTTGCGGACCGCACATGTAGGCCACCGAAATGCGGTGGCGGGATCGATCGACAACCGCTCGATGCACGACACTCTTATACCTACCGTTCGATAGTATTTGAAATAAATCTCCGACGTTCACAATAAGAGCTCCGGACATGGGGGGGACCGTCACCCATCGGTTCGATTGTTCTAGGACTTGAAGGCCGCTCGAGTCGCTTTGATAGAGGAGGGTGAGTAGGGTCGAGTCGGTGTGCGGAGCGAGACCCATGGCTCGGTTCGGGTCGGGGCAAGCCGGGTAGGAGTTCAAATGTAGCACAGCCGTGGTCTCATGGATTGGGCCgaggtcgtcgtcgtcgtcgtcgaggCCCAGAGAGAAGAGCATGAGCCGCAGTAGCTTCCGGGCCAACTGCTGCATGTGTGCGCTGTACTCTTCTATGACGTCACTGTTGGTTGTGGTAACAAAAAACCCTGTTTTTTTTTAGGTTTACGAAACCAATCGAAAACTTAAAAAGGCAAGCGAAGCGCGTTAATTTGATGGGGGTACCAGAAGGCGAGGGGGTCGCCGGCCGGCCAGAGCGTGCGCGCGTGCTCGAGCGGCGAGCCGGCGATGGTGAATCCCTCCGACCACATGAGCTTGGGGAAGAAGCAGGAGATGCGGGCGGTGCCGTAGCCGGATGCGCCGCCTTCGGCGGGGCGGGCGGCGCGGAGCTTGTGGCTGGTGGGGAGCGCGAAGAGGCGGCGGGAGGCGGCCTCGGCGCGGAGGAGGAGGCCGGGGGGGACGCCGTGGCCGGTGACCTGGAAGGCTCCCCAGGCGGCGCAAGCGCTGGCGAGCTGGCCGAGGACGGCGTCGACGGAGACGGAGAGGTCGACGACGGGCACGGAGGTGCCCGGGgatgcggcggcggcggccgacgGGAGGTCGTCGAGGTCCGGCCACGCGTGCGAGTCGGGGACCTCGATCGCCGACTCGAAATCGAGGTGGTGCGTGCCGTGGTGGTATTGGCGGGGAGGTTGGATCTGCCCGGCGGCCGTCGGCATGGcggcaggaggaggaggaggaggagatggtTAAAAAGCGTGTGAGGTGTTTGATTTGGTGTTGTGGCACACGCTGCGccgtgctctctctctctctttcgctCTTGATCCCGTGCGCTCTCTCTTATTCTGTTTTTGGCTCTACATATAGACAAATTATAAAGGATGAAGCGCtataaaatgaaatgaaaatattcattcaattaaaatatatatatatatatatatatatatatatatatatataaaacggaAAGTGTTGAATAATGGGATCGCGAGCCATAAGTTTTAAATGGTTCACGTCGTGATAGCTAAGCAACAAAGATCGCGTTGCATCGGCAAGGGGAGTTGGAATTGACGTGAGGTCCGGAATAAAATTGGTACGTCGCTTTCTAAAAGAAACGCCTCAAAACGCTTCGTTTCTTCATCTTATAGAATTTGTAGCCAATGTGAGAGTCATGAGGTTTAGACGGGAGCAGGTGGCGCAAACAGCTAGATATTAATCCCCTTGTTCATTCGTTATATATTTGAAATTAAACTCAACTTGACTCGGTCCTCCCCCACTCCCTTAGTATATAACTCTGACTGCCTACTTAAAGTAGTCCTTTGGGATCAAATATTCAACAAaatattttacattttgatcttaTCCGAAAGCGATGAAGATAACTAGTTAGAGATTTGACTCTGCGGTTGAATGTATGAAAATCAAGAACATCAATATCAGGATAAGAAAGAGCTCCAGACATTGACCCTctaacactcaagtcagtcactaaCAACAGTTAAAAACAAAGAGAACTATAGCAGCAACAAGAGCGTGATCACTAATAACGCATACCTTGACCGATGCATGGACTCCTCTTTAGTGTACGTGCACGTTTCTCAAAGCGCGTGCATGTTTTCCAATTATCCTATGAAAAGACAAGTCAGAAAAGTATccttgatatctttctttaacaGAGTGTGCAAATCCCTGATGTGATAGTGAAAAGTTTCCGTTGTACGATTTGTGTGTTGACCATGTTCTGTTATCAACAGCACAAACTCCCAAAAATATACGATGAGCTATACAGGGGGTGCCACTGTCGGCCAAGCGGGAGACGCTCGACCGGGACTCCCTACTCGCTCGCTTGGAGTAGTTCTCCTCTTGGACGTATGACTTAATATTAAGGCACTGCCTTCGTTCGGTCGGACAAGCGATCTAGCCGGACAAATAATTGGGTGACTATTTGCCATGACTTCCACATCGGCCGCTCTTCCCATCTTTGTCCTATCTTTGGTGGGCCTTCCTCCATCGGTACATGGACCTCCCTTTGCCGTCGTGTCACATtcgttgaaaattaatttcaaaatttattaaaataatcgaTGTACAAATATCAACTACGTCGTCAATTTGCGGAGTACTATCAATGGTCCATTTCCGTATAGATCGATTGGTGCTGATAGAAGGAAAAGGCCAGTGATTCATGTCCAAAAATATTACAGCAGTCACCAACTGAACATGCATGAATCAATTTCAGGTGCCGTCCGGTCAATGTCTTTAGTGATCCCCTTAGTCATGAAACTTGGATTTGTGGGCATGCATCAATTTAAATGATTGCAATCGAAGATTGTGACCCAAAAAATCGGCCTAATTAATCATCTTACTGTTTTATACCTGGATTAATTTTAGAGTGATTGATTTGATTCAATTTTTCTTCTATCACGAGCATCTACTAATTCAGCCTTAGCATAAAATCAGGTTTGGAGGCATCCTTATCCTGTCTGCTTCCGGAAAGTAGACGGTAAAAAATATAATTGCATCATGCATGCGCATTTCGCATCGATCCAATACGGTGACAAAATAGCAGAAGCAGTGGTGGAGGCAGCGGTGTCGTGGCGTGGGGGCGGACGCTAGCCGACGAGGAACAGGGTGGGGGAGAGTTCCGGCCAACGCAAGCAACAATTAACTCATGGGAGGTTAAAAACAACAAAGGAACAATGCGCCTTGACCTCACGCCCCGGCTCCAATTTCCAACGACGTGCTGCAGCCCCCCGTTTGTCCTCCGCTCCGACTTCTTCTATCACCTCCCTGCGTGCGTGCCGTCGTCAGTTCCTGATCGTCTCGTCGTCTCATCCGAAGCCACCTCCCGATTTCTCAAGCATGCAGGCAGCTAGCCGCTGCATGCGCAGTGACGACAATGCGCCAACAGTGCCGGTGGAAATGATGGTGCTTAATTAATTAGAATATATAGTTTATAGTAAGGAGAATGCGCTCGCCGTGCTCGCAATTAATTATTATACGGTTCGCGGAAGACGACAGCGGACGTCCTTGTCCTTCGCTTCTAATATTTTAAAGAGTCGAGGAGGATGATGAGATCGAAGGGGAAAAAGTCGATAGTCGCTGCCGCCGAGAAGCCGATAAATTAACGACAAAAAGAACAGAGACAGAAGGAAGGTGATCATGAAAcccaaaaagaataaaaaaataaaataaaatgacgaACTATTCCGAATCTTATCGTGATAAGATCGGGCCCAATTTATACGGCCCAGCAACTTGGCCTGCACATGGCTGATGGAGAAAGAAGCATTTAATTGAGACCGGACCCCTCTCTCCGCTCGGCGCCCTGCAGTCCGACCACCTGTCCATCGTCGGCAGTCTCCGGCCTCTTATTCTGACCCAAACTATAATTTACATGAGAAGGTAAACTTAAGGAGGAATCTGTTGTAAAACTGATTACGTAAATACAGTAATCTATTTGTACCAAAATAGCAAACATGAAATAAACTTGTAAATGAAAAGAGTAAGGTTGAGAAATCGTGTATCCcatggtgcagaggctctccgacaAAATTcttccaagatccgacaaccactcgtaggtgcactccaaaacgaacGCCGCACTccgactcaacctcagatcgcagaaccAAGCCTCATAACATAAGAAGAgagggaagaaagaaagaagaagtgtatttatacactctgaAGCAAGTGCGTCGCGTTGCTTCCTTACGAGGACAGAACCAAACCCAAGTGtgcgcgatgatcgcgtgcgtcgcgccgGTTTATGGATTTTCGACTCGAACCCCCCGAagccacctgatttgggctcggcccaCGCATGCGTGTAAACCCCCCTttactttgctaagcaaggatagAACGACTCCATATATAAGGTATTCCCACCTTctttgcttagcaatgtgggactaaatacaTACACACATACATTGCCAAAACAACAACTAAACCAAAAacaaatagtttgaattaaaatacCAAACTCAATAGAATCATAACTAATTGTGATCGAATCGCGATCGTAATCCAACTGCTATTACATTATGAACCATTTCTTGGTCTACAAAAAATAGATCAGAGGATTTTTTTCTCTTTGATTTGACACATAAGATAGGATTGGATGAAATAATGATTATCCTATGTAtcgacaaaaaataaaaatttacagaaaaaaataaaaatcatcgcTCTCAAATACTTACATAGACGATTATATAGACAAACTTTGATTAATAAGAATttgtagaaaaaataaaaagagaagaaatcATCGCCCTCAAATAGTTAAACAGATGATCATATATAAGACAAACTAtgatttataataaataaaactataaaaaataccataaatataaaaaaaataaaaattattaaaaatactaaaatacatacatttagagattttgaaaaaaaatactaaatgtTGATTTCTTATTGGAAATTTGATAGTTATGAGTTTCATCCTATAATAAATCTAGGTTTGAACGGATTTCTGTTCAAATTGAATAAAGCCTCatcctaatattatatataaatctTTAAAATTGGTGAGATCTTGTGGGTCGACCATGCATCATGATTCATCATCCTCAAATACCTACTTTTTCCTCCTTGCAAAATTAAAGAGTAATTTTGTGAAATTACAAATGGACACAAGTCTTGTCATCTGAGTTTCTTTCTTAGACATCATGAATTGGAACTCTAATGGTTGCTTTACAGCCATAATTCAAGTCGGTGGGagctgtttttcttcttctttatgcAACTTGGCTCGATCTTCTGCATGCAATCGGTATTTCCACCATGATTATTGACTATAATTTGTTTCTTGACTTGTTTTATTCTCAATGAAGTAATAAATCAGAGCGTTTGACCAAATAAAATGATGGTAACAGAGAAGATCAAAGTACTCGTGGTTTTCATTTTTAAATCCTAAAAATACTTTAGTTATTCCGTCTAGAGCAATGAAGACCACCGTTAAACTGTCACGGAATTTGAATGGGAATAAAATTTTGACCAAAGAACTTTGGAAACTGTCGGTAAATACCACtaaagggagaaggaaaaatcGTTGGCAAACGGGGAAGGTTCCTAACATAACTACTTTGACGATTAACAAAGGGCATCCATCCTTACGAGTGAAGGCTCTTTACAGTAATGTGAAGGCTTAGCATTAGCTGAATCCTTAAGAGTGGCATCCATCCTTTATCCGACCCAATCGTGCGTACAAACAAGAGTCGATCAGATAACAAAGGGCACTTGGTTGGCCGACCAACTTACCATTAAGCATATAGGTGGCACATATACTCAATGACTCAATATTTCTTTTTTCCATTTTGTATAACAATTGTtagaaaattaaggaaatatttttgttttgtctaaggaagcttCTACACTGTAAAATACATAAACAATGGGCATATTTTTAGAAAGTTATCATAATGACAAAAAGGTCGATCATTTTTGGGAAATATATCGAGATTCGTATAGAGAGTAAAAGTAACACTATAAAAGAAGTCTCAATTTACCGGCACATGTACGTTACATTATGCCAAAGACACTCAGATTCCATTGTTTATTGCATTTCCTCTCAGACACCTATTTGACTTGAGCATCAGTGTCTGCACCGGAGACCCCTTCTCGGCCCAGTTGTTGACGTTTCATCCCTCTACTTTTTATTTTTGACATGCAGGATCGCACAACATCTTCTATTTCCAGTGCGGAGTCTTCACAGTCAACATTAAAGCCACGTGCCTAGTGTTTTATCTCCCCCGATTTCAGATAGGATCAGATAGAAAGTGTAAAAAGGTGTGAGCGTGTATGTACATGTATATCCATACCAGCGGAAAAGGACCCCCTTTTATAATGTCTTCCATAATCCCCATATTTAATGAGATATTATCTCACTGTCAGACAACCCATCTTATCGCCATGTTTACATTGTATTTAGCACTCGCATCACAGGTATGGGGAGGATGTACTGTGTATCTATACACATATATAATCTTCTGACTTTCTAACAAACTCACGTGTTGTATTAATGACGAAATGAGCTTATGGGCTGGGAGGCTTATTGGGCCGCTAGTTGGAAAATGAGCCTTGCGTAGAGAACCCGCCTTCTTATAGGGCTTAAATGGGTTGTGATAATTGTTGGATCATAAAGACGCTAGAGAGGGGGGtcggtgaatagcgttcgtcgcTTTTTCAAAAGTCGAGAATATGCAGCGAAAATAATCAAAGTGAAAGACAAACACTAACACAAGTGttatacttggttcggagcctttcgacgactcctactccaaggtccacactcactgattgctttcattgggcaatcactataatcacgaaatcattacaagagtaagtacaATGCAGGAATTTAGATTATACTGACAATACAAAATTATAGATTCAAGAGTAGTTTATCGGAGCAGCCTTTTGGTTTCCCGAAGACCTTTTTGGAGCACCATGCAAGTACGAAAGCTATAGTAATTGATATGTTAAAGATGTTGATTAAAGGCTGCTTTTATAGCCccatccgggtgcctggatccctccCAGACGTCTGGACTGTACTGATGTGACGAGCTCTCGTTGAAACTTCATCctcgaagtttatccacctccgggtgGCTGGACCTCCTCCTGGCGCCTAGACTACTGACATGGGTTGGCCAGTCTTCATACTCCAACTCAACTTCTGGATAAACTTTGTTGGTCCGGGCACCTAGAGCACCTCCGGGCACTCGGA is a window encoding:
- the LOC121982567 gene encoding gibberellin 3-beta-dioxygenase 1-like, with amino-acid sequence MPTAAGQIQPPRQYHHGTHHLDFESAIEVPDSHAWPDLDDLPSAAAAASPGTSVPVVDLSVSVDAVLGQLASACAAWGAFQVTGHGVPPGLLLRAEAASRRLFALPTSHKLRAARPAEGGASGYGTARISCFFPKLMWSEGFTIAGSPLEHARTLWPAGDPLAFCDVIEEYSAHMQQLARKLLRLMLFSLGLDDDDDDLGPIHETTAVLHLNSYPACPDPNRAMGLAPHTDSTLLTLLYQSDSSGLQVLEQSNRWVTVPPMSGALIVNVGDLFQILSNGRYKSVVHRAVVDRSRHRISVAYMCGPQKDAKVSPLEKLVEAQGRAAYRAVTWPEYLNLKGKLFGMALESCQEDMLVDE